A window of the Lactuca sativa cultivar Salinas chromosome 5, Lsat_Salinas_v11, whole genome shotgun sequence genome harbors these coding sequences:
- the LOC111892489 gene encoding classical arabinogalactan protein 26 encodes MTHHSMAPSSTPILLVALCLLSFSTSHLSSAQMAANTISAAPALLPTAPPLSSPPASSPDITPLFPSPGKGELSPTESSLPTIPSSPSPPNPDDIPSFGPNTMSIEPSASLPLSSSVSWNSGTGTTVMIVSLGAILSFHLLI; translated from the coding sequence ATGACTCATCATTCAATGGCGCCATCATCAACACCCATCTTACTTGTGGCTTTATGCCTCCTTTCTTTTTCTACTTCCCATTTGTCATCTGCGCAAATGGCAGCAAATACAATCTCTGCAGCACCTGCATTGCTCCCAACAGCGCCACCACTTTCTTCTCCTCCTGCTTCATCTCCTGATATCACTCCTCTCTTTCCTTCACCTGGTAAAGGTGAACTTTCACCTACTGAATCTTCACTACCCACCATCCCTTCTAGCCCCAGCCCACCCAACCCAGATGACATACCCTCTTTTGGTCCCAACACCATGTCTATCGAACCATCTGCCTCgctccctctttcttcttctgtTTCTTGGAATTCTGGAACTGGAACTACTGTGATGATTGTGTCTCTAGGGGCAATCTTGTCATTTCACCTTTTGATTTGA